The sequence below is a genomic window from Planctomycetota bacterium.
CGCCGCCGTCGATCTGCTCGGCGACGAACTCGCCGCCGCCGCGCTTGCAGAGATGGAGCCGCATCGCGCGGCCGAGGTCGTCAGCGCGATGCCCGCCGCCGAGGCCGCGGACGTGCTGGAGGAGATGGACCCCGACGACCGGGTCGACGTCCTGGACGAGTGCGAAGAGCAAACCCACGACGACGTCGTCGCAGAACTCGAACACGAGGAACGCCTCGAAGTCGAAGCACTCGAGAAATACGAGACCGACACGGCCGGCGGGATCATGACGACGGAGGTCACCAGCCTCTACGAAGCCCTCTCCGTCGCAGACGCCATCGAAACACTCCGCCGCCTCAGCGAAGAGGTCGAGCAGATGTTCTACGTCTACGTCGTCGATCGGCGTGGGCACCTCGTCGGCGTGCTCTCGATGCGCGACATGATCCTCAGCCGGCCCGACCGCACGCTGCGCGAACTCATGATCGAAGGCGTCCGCAGCGTCCCGGCCACGATGGACCAGGAAGAGGTCGCCGCCCTGTTTCGCAAGTACGACTACCTCGCCATGCCCGTCGTCGACGAGCGCGGGCGACTCGTCGGGCTCATCACCGTCGACGACATCGTCGACGTCCTCCAGGAGGAGACGACCGAAGACGTCCACAAGCTCTTCGGTGCCGGTGCGGAGGAACGGCTCGACTCGCCTTGGCAGTTGAGCTTTCAGAAGCGTGTCGGCTGGCTGGTCGTGAACCTCGGTACGAGCTTCGCCGCCGCGGGCGTGGTGGCGGCGTTCGCGGGGATGATCGCGGCCCTGCCGATCCTGGCGGTCTTCATGCCGATCATCGCCGGCATGGGCGGCAACGCGTCGGCCCAGGCGATGGCCGTCGCCGTTCGCGGCCTGTCCACCGGCGCGGAGGGCACCGATCGCCGACTGCTCAAGCACGTCATCCTCCGCGAATTCAAATGCGGCCTGCTGACGGGCCTCGTCATCGGTGTCATGACGGCCGTCATCGCCGTCCTCTACACCGGCACCACCAGCGGCGACTTCGCCCGCGCCTCCGGCCTGGCCGGCGTGGTCTTCCTGGCCCTGGTCATCAACCACACCCTCGCCTGCACGACGGGCGCGGGCATCCCCTTTCTCATGAAACGCCTCGGCTTCGACCCGGCCCAGTCGGCGACGATCCTCGCGACGACCGTGACGGATGTCGTCGGCTTCCTGGCGCTGCTCGGCCTCGCCTTCATCGCGGCGAACGGGTTGGGGTTGCTGTAGCGCGTCCGATCATGCGGAGATCAGTTCGCCCATCTCCTCCTCGACGTCCGCTTCCAGGTGTTCCTCAATCCAATCGTTCAGGCTCTTGCCCGAAGCAGCCGCCAGCGACTCCATCTGACGATGCAAAGTCGGTTTCACCCGAAGGTTGAAGCGGCCGGACTTTGGCTTCTCAGCGACGAAGCCCTTCTCCTTCGCAATCTCAAGGTAGCCGTCGACAACGTGAACGAACGATGCCTTCGCGTCGCGTACGGTCTCACCCTCGAAGTAAAGAACGTCTCGGATACCAAGAACCGTTCCGCTCATGATTCCGAGTTCGTCATCGAACGTATCGATGATGCCGACATAGCCCTTGTGGTGGAACGCGTTCATCATTGCTCCTCGCTGGCGTTGCAATCATCAGTTGCCGGTCCGTGACCTGCATTTAAGAGAAAAGTCCTAATTCGCTTCACGAGGCCCCGGCCACACTCTTTGCGTGGATGAGGCCGATCGAAGACCGCACGAACGCCGTCGAGGGTGAAAGATACGGCCGAGCCACTCAATTCCCGCCTAGTTGCGCCCAAGCGATCAAGCATCGTCTCGACGTCCTTCCAAGCAATGTTGCCGTTCACCGGATTGGCGAACACGGCGTCTCGCGTTCTGTCGATCTTCGATTTCGCCCAGCTGAGAAGACGGTACTAGAAAATGGTACCGGAGACAAGTGCGTCAGGTTCCCCCACTGTCGTCAATCGCCACGAAGGGCTGGATCCGCGACTCGATCGCGTCCATGTCGAGCTTCTTGTCGAGCGGTAGTTCCAGGCAGACGCCGCGGGTGTGGTCGCTGGCGAGGATGAGGTGGCGGTCGCCGTTGCGCTTGTAGCCCGTCGCCTGAGGTTGGTGGCCGGTGATGACGATGTCGGCCCCGACGGCGTCGGCGAACTCGGCGGCGCGGTCGGGGCCGGCGCCGCGGCCCCAGATGAGCTGGTAGGCCGGGCCGACCTTGCGGCGGTAGTCGGGGCCGCCGAGGGTTTCGCGGGCGAAGACGTCGTAGTCGAAGGCGTCCAGCTCCTCCTCGCCCGGGACGCTGTG
It includes:
- a CDS encoding type II toxin-antitoxin system HicB family antitoxin gives rise to the protein MMNAFHHKGYVGIIDTFDDELGIMSGTVLGIRDVLYFEGETVRDAKASFVHVVDGYLEIAKEKGFVAEKPKSGRFNLRVKPTLHRQMESLAAASGKSLNDWIEEHLEADVEEEMGELISA
- the mgtE gene encoding magnesium transporter, yielding MTERDEQSTTSTATLEREERRGSIDEARVLSDNAIRAIEEIEDPIALASELAAAEPHVAARVFSAVPAERAAAAVDLLGDELAAAALAEMEPHRAAEVVSAMPAAEAADVLEEMDPDDRVDVLDECEEQTHDDVVAELEHEERLEVEALEKYETDTAGGIMTTEVTSLYEALSVADAIETLRRLSEEVEQMFYVYVVDRRGHLVGVLSMRDMILSRPDRTLRELMIEGVRSVPATMDQEEVAALFRKYDYLAMPVVDERGRLVGLITVDDIVDVLQEETTEDVHKLFGAGAEERLDSPWQLSFQKRVGWLVVNLGTSFAAAGVVAAFAGMIAALPILAVFMPIIAGMGGNASAQAMAVAVRGLSTGAEGTDRRLLKHVILREFKCGLLTGLVIGVMTAVIAVLYTGTTSGDFARASGLAGVVFLALVINHTLACTTGAGIPFLMKRLGFDPAQSATILATTVTDVVGFLALLGLAFIAANGLGLL
- a CDS encoding type II toxin-antitoxin system HicA family toxin, encoding MFANPVNGNIAWKDVETMLDRLGATRRELSGSAVSFTLDGVRAVFDRPHPRKECGRGLVKRIRTFLLNAGHGPATDDCNASEEQ